Part of the Hyalangium gracile genome is shown below.
GCTCCTCACCCTCGGGCAGGGGCTTGCTCATCGCCTGCGCCACGGCGCGCACGTCGCCCCCCGCGCAGAAGGCCTTTCCGCCCGCGCCGCGGATGAGGACGGCCTTCACCTCGGGGGCTCGGGCCCAGGCCTCCAGCTGGGGGCGGATGGCGCGGATCATGTCCAGGCTGAGGGCGTTGAGGGCCTTCTGGCGATCCAGCGTCACCAGGCCGATGGGGCCGCGCGTCACCAGCTGCACGTCGTTGCTCATGGAATGGGTGTACCTGATTTCGGGGAGTGCGTGCACGCACCCCGCCAATGGCGGTAAGCAGGCGCCATGCGCGTTCCCGTCGAGCTGCGCCGCAGCGTCCGGCTCCTCAACCACGGCCCCACTACCCTCATCACCGCCTCGGCGGGCGGGCGCACCAACGTGATGGCCGCCGCCTGGGTGATGGCGCTGGACTTCAACCCTCCGAAGATCGCCGCCGTCGTCGCCGAGGGCACCTTCACCCGCGAGCTCATCGACGCCTCGGGCGAGTTCACGGTGAGTCTGCCCACCCTGGCGCTGCTCGACGCCACCTATACCGTGGGGGAGTGCTCCGGCCGGGACGTGGACAAGTTCGCCACGTACGGGCTCCAGACGACTCCAGGCTCGGTCGTGAGCGCTCCGCTCGTCGAGGGGTGCGTGGGGTGGCTCGAGTGCCGTGTCCTCTCCGAGCCCGGCCCCCAGCAGCGTTATGATCTCTTCGTCGCCGAGGTTGTGGCCGCCTGGGCGGATGACGAGGTCTTCGTCGAGGGCGACTGGCGCTTCACCCGGGACGAGCACCGCACGGTGCACCACCTCTCCCGAGGCGTGTTCTTCACCACGGGCCAGCGCGTCCAGGCGAGGAGGCTGCCGTGACGGTGAAGGTGATGACGTTCAACGTGCTCTTCGGAGGCCAGGACCGGTTCGACGCCATCCTCGCGCTGCTGTCCCAGGTGCGGCCGGACGTGCTGGTGCTGCAGGAGTGCCTCTGGTGGGAGACAGGCGACCGGCTGCACCAGGTCGCCGCGGCCCTGGGCCTGCCGGCCGATGCCTCGCACATCCACCTGGGCACCTCGCGTCCACGCGGAAGCGGC
Proteins encoded:
- a CDS encoding flavin reductase family protein, whose translation is MRVPVELRRSVRLLNHGPTTLITASAGGRTNVMAAAWVMALDFNPPKIAAVVAEGTFTRELIDASGEFTVSLPTLALLDATYTVGECSGRDVDKFATYGLQTTPGSVVSAPLVEGCVGWLECRVLSEPGPQQRYDLFVAEVVAAWADDEVFVEGDWRFTRDEHRTVHHLSRGVFFTTGQRVQARRLP